GTGTGCGACCGATCCGATCGTGAGATCCAGCAGGTGCGCGTCGGACATCGCGTGTCCGAGCGGCACGACGCCGCGGTCGTCGCAGTCCGGGCAGGGTCGTGCGGTGCTGCATTCGCCGGGAACGGGTTCGAGCATGGCCCGCATCTCCGACCGGCGCGGCAGGATACGTCGCCCGGACTTCACCGCCTCGGCGATGGCGGTCGGGCAGGTCTGCGGATCGTCGAGGACGCCCTCGCGGTCGTCGAGCACGTCGACCGACCACGCCTGCCCGTCGGGACACCAGATCACCGACCATGCCGCACCGGGATCGAAGGCGGACAGAACGAATCCGGCGGCGACACCCCCGATCGCGTCGAAGTGGCGGTCGGCGATCGCGAGTACCCGTCGATACCGGGGATCGTCGGCCGGGTAGCGGTCGTCGGCGATGACCGCCACCACCTCGTCGGCGCCGTAGGAGTGGGTGATCGCCCCGAGTCCCGCGAGCACGGTCGACAGCTCGGAGGTCGGTTCGCCGGTGTCGCCGAGGGCGAGGTCGTGGCGCATGGTGGCCGAGATCCCCCGGTCGGGCGCGAAGGCGACCACGATGATCGAACGCTCCGGAATGAAGCCGAGCAACGCCGGGATCGCTGTCAGAAGTGTCGTCGGGTCGATGGGGTCACGGACGGGTCGGGAGGACGCGAAGGCGGACATGCACGAAGCATCGGCCGCGGAACGCCAT
The sequence above is drawn from the Gordonia rubripertincta genome and encodes:
- a CDS encoding DUF4192 domain-containing protein encodes the protein MSAFASSRPVRDPIDPTTLLTAIPALLGFIPERSIIVVAFAPDRGISATMRHDLALGDTGEPTSELSTVLAGLGAITHSYGADEVVAVIADDRYPADDPRYRRVLAIADRHFDAIGGVAAGFVLSAFDPGAAWSVIWCPDGQAWSVDVLDDREGVLDDPQTCPTAIAEAVKSGRRILPRRSEMRAMLEPVPGECSTARPCPDCDDRGVVPLGHAMSDAHLLDLTIGSVAHGGGPLDCAEVAVLEQAVRRPPVRDAVLALAVTDLREDAESVWRELTRRLTGPGRAGAATLLAHLHYIGGEGAYAGVALDVALESDPDAKLAGLLDTALRAGVRPTMLWEMIDGSYGTARELGVQMPEITRRAAG